One Anaerolineae bacterium genomic window, CAACCTGGACTTCCTGTACTTTGAGCTGGCTGGCGCGTACACCGGCCTCAAGAACGATCCAGCCAAGATCGCCATCTACGAACACGTGCTGGCCATGAACCCGGAAAACACCAAAGCGATGGTCCGCATGTGCGAGACATACTTTGGGTTACGGGTGGATAACCTGGCCCAGTACTGGTGCGAGCAGGCCCTGGACCGCGATCCCAACGATGCCCGCGCCTGGAAGCAGGTCGGCATGATCTACTACACCCGCCGCAACTACGAAAGCGCCATCGACGCTTTCGAAACCTGTGTGCGTCTCTCCGGTTCGGAATATATCGAGTGCTGGTATCTGCGCGGGCTGGCTCATTACCGCCTGGATCAGTGCGATCAGGGCGTACCCATTCTGCAGGAGGCGCTCAACTACACCGATTCGGAGGACATCCGCCGCAACATCCTGCAGGGGCTGTACATGTGCGCTGAAGCTGACGAGCGCTACGACTTCTCGATCATCCCGACCCCTGCCCCGACCGCTACGCCCGTGCCCACACCGATCGGAATCTTCTAGCCCATGTACATCCGTCGTGACCGTTCCCGGCTGCATTTCGGTCACCAGCGCCGGGGCCGGCAGGCCGGCCTGCTGGCGGCGCTGGCGGTTGTCCTGGCGCTGACCGGACTGGTGGCCTGGCAGTTTGAACGCCTGGAGCGGGAGGTCGCCGCCCTGTTCGGCCCGCCCGCCACGCCTACGCCCTCCGCGCCGATGGTCGCCCGGCAGGCATACCTGAGCTACGTCAACGGCGACCTGGCCGCTGCCGCGGATGGCTACGCCGCCGCCCTGGCGATGGAGCCGGATAACGCCGATTACCTCTACGAATACGCCCACTGTCTGCTGCTGCTCAACCGGGGAGAGGAAGGGCTGTCCGCCGCCGAGCGCCTGGCGGCGCTGGCCCCCGGCGATCCGCGCGGCCAGGCCCTGCAGGTACTGGCTCTCTACCAACTCAACCGTCTGGATGAGGCTATCGCCATCGGCCTGAGCGTCATCGAGGCACACCCGACCTACGCCGAAACATACGCCTACCTGGCCTGGGCCTACGCTGACATCGGACGCTGGATGCAGGCCGTGCAGATGGGCGAACGCGCGGTGGAATTGAACCCGGACAGCGTGGACGCCTACCGCGCTTACGCTTACGCCCTGACCTGGGTCGGCGACCGCGAGAGCGCGATCAAGGCGCTGGAACGGGCCATTGAATTACACCCGACGCTGGACTTCCTGTACTTTGAAGCGGCGGAGAAATACCGCGCCCTGGAAAACGTCCCGGCAGCGATCGCCGCGTACGAACGTGTGCTGGCTATCAAGCCGACCAACACCCGCGCTCTGCTGCGGCTGTGTGAAACGTACTTCAACCTGCGGGAAGACGCCCGCGCCCAGGAATACTGTGAGCAGGCGCTGGCCATCGACCCAACTTATGCTGATGCCTGGCGGCAGGTCGGGCTGGTGTACTACCAGCAGGGGCTTTACCAGCGGGCTGTCGATGCCTTTGAGCAATGCATCGCGTTTGGCTCGGAGAGCATCTTCTGCTGGTACGTACGTGGTCTGGCCTACTACTACCTGGGACGCTGCGATCTGGCCGTCCCGATCCTGCATGAATCGATGACCCGCACCCAGTCCGACCGGGTGCTGGGCTTCATCCGGGAAGGGTTGCGCCTGTGTAACCAGGACCCCACCCCCCTCCTGCCGGGCGAAACGCCAGCGGCCACCGAAACCCCGACCGGGTAGGCTA contains:
- a CDS encoding tetratricopeptide repeat protein, producing MYIRRDRSRLHFGHQRRGRQAGLLAALAVVLALTGLVAWQFERLEREVAALFGPPATPTPSAPMVARQAYLSYVNGDLAAAADGYAAALAMEPDNADYLYEYAHCLLLLNRGEEGLSAAERLAALAPGDPRGQALQVLALYQLNRLDEAIAIGLSVIEAHPTYAETYAYLAWAYADIGRWMQAVQMGERAVELNPDSVDAYRAYAYALTWVGDRESAIKALERAIELHPTLDFLYFEAAEKYRALENVPAAIAAYERVLAIKPTNTRALLRLCETYFNLREDARAQEYCEQALAIDPTYADAWRQVGLVYYQQGLYQRAVDAFEQCIAFGSESIFCWYVRGLAYYYLGRCDLAVPILHESMTRTQSDRVLGFIREGLRLCNQDPTPLLPGETPAATETPTG